In Haloarcula limicola, the genomic stretch CCCGCTGTCCCGTGACTACGACCGGGACCAGCCGCAGATCGTCACCTTCCGCGAGCATCAGCACCTGCTCGAAGACAGGCGCGCCGGTCCCGATACGATGCACCTCAATATCGGCCCGCACCACCCCTCGACCCACGGCGTCCTCCACCTCAACGTCGAGCTCGACGGGGAGCAGGTCGTCGGCGTCGACCCCGACATCGGCTTCATCCACCGCTGCGAGGAGCAGATGTGCGAATCCGGGACCTACCGTCACCAGATCATGCCCTACCCCGACCGCTGGGACTGGAGCGGGGCCGGTCTGGCCAACGAGTGGGCCTACGCCCGCGCCGCGGAGGACTTAGCGGACATCGACGTTCCCGAGTACGCGCAGGTGATTCGGACGATGTGCGCGGAGTTCAGCCGGATGCTGGGTCACCTGCTCGCGTTCGGCACCTACGCGCTGGACGTGGTCGGCGAGTTCAACGCTGTCTGGCAGTACGCGGTCCGCGACCGCGAACTCATCCAGGGGATCCTCGAAGACCTCACCGGCCAGCGCCTGATGTTCAACTACTTCCGGCTGGGCGGCGTCGCGTGGGACCTCCCGGAACCGCGCGAGCCGTTCCTCGAGAAGGTCCACGCCTTCCTCGATTCGCTCCCCGAGAAGGTCCGGGAGTTCCACGACCTGGTGACCAACAACGAGATCCTCCAGCTGCGCACCGTCGACACGGGATACCTCTCGCCCGAGACCGCGAAGGCCTACGGCTGTACCGGCCCCGTCGCCCGCGGGTCGGGCGTCGACTACGACCTGCGCCGCGACGACCCCTACGGTTACTACGACCAACTGGACTGGGATGTCGTCACGCAAGAGGGCGGCGACAACTTCGCGCGCCTCCTCGTCCGGCTGCGGGAGGTCGAACAGTCCGCGAGGATCGTCGAGCAGTGCGCCGACCTGCTCGCCGACTGGCCCGAAGACGAGCGCGAGATTCAGTCGAACGTCCCCCGCACGCTTCGGCCCGACCCCGACGCCGAGATCTACCGCGCCGTCGAGTCCGCCAAGGGCGAACTCGGCATCTACATCCGCTCGGACGGCACGGACACGCCCGCCCGCTTCAAGATCCGCGGTCCCTCCTTCTCGCACGTCCAGACGTTCCCCGCGATGGCCGAAGGCGAGTACGTTGCCGACCTCGTGGCGACGCTGGGCAGTCTCGACCCCATCATGGGCGACGTGGACCGCTAGCGAGGGTAGCAGTATTTAGTTTGGCAAGGAACGGCTCGAAGAGCCAGAAAGCCCCCGCTCTCTCGGCTCCCGCGGCTCGCTGCGCTCCAGTAGGTGCTTGCGTCGCCGGGGTTCGCCAAGAGAGCGGCCCCTTTCAGTCCCACCTGTATCAGCTGGTCAACCAGCAACTGGCGGGACTGAAAGGGGCGTTGTCGGCACGTAGCGCCGACTGCTCGGGAGACCGACGGTCTCCCGGTGGCTGGCTTCGGGACGGCGGACGACGTAAGGACCGCAGCGAGTCCCCCGACTGAAGCCAGCCGAGGCTTTCTGGCTGTGCGTACTCTACGAAGCGTAACTAAACAGTGCTAGCGAGAGTCGACCGTCTGTTTTTGTGCGTTCCCCGCCTACGCCTCCCCATGACCGAAACCGAGCAAGCGACGTTCGCCGGCGGCTGTTTCTGGTGTACCGAGTCCGTCTTCGAGCAGGTGAGAGGCGTCGAGAAGGTGGTCTCCGGATACGCGGGCGGCCACGTCGAGGACCCCAGCTACGAGGCCGTCTGCCGCGAGGAGACGGGCCACGCCGAGTGCGTCCAAGTTACGTACGACCCCGACGCGGTGAGCTACGAGGATCTCCTGGCGGTCTTCTTCACCACGCACAACCCGACGACGCTGAACCGGCAGGGCAACGACGTGGGGACGCAGTACCGCTCTGCGGTCTTCTATCACGACGACGCCCAGCGCGAGACCGTCGAGGCGTTCATCGACGACATCCAGCACGGCTACGACGACGACATCGTCACCGAGGTCGAACCGCTGGAGACGTTCTACCCCGCCGAGGAGTACCACCAGGACTACTTCGAGAAGAACCCCAATCAGGCATACTGCACGATGACGATCCCGCCGAAAATAGAGAAACTCAAGGACAAGCACGCGGAGCTACTGGCATGAGCTTCGAGTTCGCGACCGAGGTCGACATCCGCTACGACGACCTCGACACCTACGGCCACGTCAACAACGTCCGGTACGGGACCTACCTCGAAGAGGCCCGCATCGACTACCTCCGGGAGGTCCTCGGACAGAACGACGACGACCTGCTCTCGGCGGCCGGCGACGGGACCGGGATCGTCATCGCCAACCTCGAACTCGACTACGAGCGGCCGGTGCGGACCCTCGATAGCGTCACCATCGGCGTCCGCGTTCCCCGCCTCGGTACCAAGAGCTTCCCCTTCGAGTACGAGGTCCGCTCCGATGGCCACGTCGCCGCCACCGGGGAGACGACGGTCGTCGCCTACAGCCGCAGAGAGGAGACCCCCCAACCCATCCCCGAGAGCTGGCGCGAGGCGATCGCCGAGTTCGAGGGGCTCTGAGCGACGACGCGACGCTCCCGACTTGGCTACTCGCCTCGCTCGATGCCGAGAACGCGCCGCCTGAGCGCGGCGATGCCGTCCGCGCGGTGGAGGAGGACGCTCCCGACCACGCTCGTCAGCAGCACGTAGCCGACGGTGAACGCCGGGATCGTCTCGGAGAGCGTCGGCGTCGTCCCGGCGGCGGTGAGGAACGCGGCGATGACCAGCGAGAACTCCCCTCGCGGCGTCAGCGCCGCGCCCATCCGGACCGCGCCGTCGGCGTCCAACCCGAACGCGCGCCCGGCGTAGTACCCGCTGACCAGTTGCCCGACGAGCGTGACGCCGCCCACACCGAGAACCAGCGGCGCGACGCTCGTGACCACCAGCGGGTCCGTCTGCACGCCGATCCACAGGAAGAAGACGACGGCGAAGACGTCCCGCACCGGCGCGAGGTAGCGCTCGGTCTCGGGGGCGAGACCGGCTTTCTGGAACAGCCCGCCGGCGAGGAACGCGGCGACGGCCTCGCTCGTCCGCGTGAACGCGCCGAGACCGGCGATCAGCGCCGCCGCGCCGAGGGCCGCGACGACGAACAGATCGCCGCGAAGCGGCCTGAGCGCAGTCCCGATCCGGGCGGCCCCGCGGAGGGTGACGGCCGCGAGCGCCGCCAGAAACACGACGCCGGCGGCGAGCGACCACGCGAGGTCGATTCCGGTCCCCCCGACGACCAGCGCGGACAGGACGGCGAACGACAGCGCCGTCACGACGTCCTCGACGACGACGACGCCGAAGATCGCGTCGCCGGCCCGCGTCCCCAGCCACCCGGCGTCGACGACGGACTTCGCGATGACGACCGTCGAGGAGTTGAACACGACGAGCGCCAGGAACCCCGCTTCGAGCGGCGCGAACCCGGCGGCGAGCCCGACCAGAAACCCGAGCGGCAGGCTCGCTCCGACGTCGACGGCACCGGCGAGGCCGAACGCCCGTCGGTCGGCCAGCAGTTCGTCGACGCTCAGTTCCA encodes the following:
- a CDS encoding NADH-quinone oxidoreductase subunit D gives rise to the protein MSRTVGVTERDAHADLVEPIREYVTAEETHENAPAVVVRADEVQAVLSTLKAEAGLDHCACVTAQEYADRFETIYHLRSYDDPTRELSVVVPTTSDRPRSESAAPVYRTAEWHEREAYDLLGIEYDDHPDLRRILLPETWQGHPLSRDYDRDQPQIVTFREHQHLLEDRRAGPDTMHLNIGPHHPSTHGVLHLNVELDGEQVVGVDPDIGFIHRCEEQMCESGTYRHQIMPYPDRWDWSGAGLANEWAYARAAEDLADIDVPEYAQVIRTMCAEFSRMLGHLLAFGTYALDVVGEFNAVWQYAVRDRELIQGILEDLTGQRLMFNYFRLGGVAWDLPEPREPFLEKVHAFLDSLPEKVREFHDLVTNNEILQLRTVDTGYLSPETAKAYGCTGPVARGSGVDYDLRRDDPYGYYDQLDWDVVTQEGGDNFARLLVRLREVEQSARIVEQCADLLADWPEDEREIQSNVPRTLRPDPDAEIYRAVESAKGELGIYIRSDGTDTPARFKIRGPSFSHVQTFPAMAEGEYVADLVATLGSLDPIMGDVDR
- the msrA gene encoding peptide-methionine (S)-S-oxide reductase MsrA; the protein is MTETEQATFAGGCFWCTESVFEQVRGVEKVVSGYAGGHVEDPSYEAVCREETGHAECVQVTYDPDAVSYEDLLAVFFTTHNPTTLNRQGNDVGTQYRSAVFYHDDAQRETVEAFIDDIQHGYDDDIVTEVEPLETFYPAEEYHQDYFEKNPNQAYCTMTIPPKIEKLKDKHAELLA
- a CDS encoding acyl-CoA thioesterase, with the protein product MSFEFATEVDIRYDDLDTYGHVNNVRYGTYLEEARIDYLREVLGQNDDDLLSAAGDGTGIVIANLELDYERPVRTLDSVTIGVRVPRLGTKSFPFEYEVRSDGHVAATGETTVVAYSRREETPQPIPESWREAIAEFEGL
- a CDS encoding cation:proton antiporter — encoded protein: MANPLLVAGAVLLSLVALALGAQRLGQSVIPTYILAGVVVGPFGVGLGGGTIGVPLPELLSLPAALGVVLLLFFVGLELSVDELLADRRAFGLAGAVDVGASLPLGFLVGLAAGFAPLEAGFLALVVFNSSTVVIAKSVVDAGWLGTRAGDAIFGVVVVEDVVTALSFAVLSALVVGGTGIDLAWSLAAGVVFLAALAAVTLRGAARIGTALRPLRGDLFVVAALGAAALIAGLGAFTRTSEAVAAFLAGGLFQKAGLAPETERYLAPVRDVFAVVFFLWIGVQTDPLVVTSVAPLVLGVGGVTLVGQLVSGYYAGRAFGLDADGAVRMGAALTPRGEFSLVIAAFLTAAGTTPTLSETIPAFTVGYVLLTSVVGSVLLHRADGIAALRRRVLGIERGE